CAAGCGCATTGCCCTTCCTAACTCGCGCATCATGATTCACCAGCCGCTCGGCGGCGCGAGGGGGCAAGCGACCGATATTCAGATTCAGGCCCAGGAAATCCTGCGCATGAAGCGGTACCTGACCAAATTGTTGTCGATCCACACCAAGCAAGACGAAGAGAAGTTGGGCCGCGATATGGAACGCGACTTCTACATGTCCGCCGATGAGGCCAAGGCCTATGGGCTGATTGACCAGGTGCTCACGCCGCGGATCGGGGCGGAACAGGTTCCGATGCCGCCCATGGAGGGCGGCGAGGGCGACATCAAGAAGTAGCGCCGTGCCCCGCGCGTCGCGAAGCTTTGAAACCGACCTGGGCGATCTGGCCTACCAGATCGCCCGTTCTGATGCTTTCCATCGGATCGTGGAAGAATTCGCGACGGCTCAGGTCGATGACCAGGAAACCCAGGAACGCATTCTGGAACTTCTGGAGCTTGGCCGTTGTCGCTTCTTCGGGGACAGAGGCGCCGAGGAATGGACCTGGGTGCTCAGTGAGCGGGAGGCGAGTCAACTCGCCTCCACCCTCTTCAAGCAAGCGGTGGGTGAGGCGTGAGCGAACGCAAACGCCTGCTGGTGGTGAACACGGGCGGCACCCTCGGCATGGACCCTCGCCAGACGGCGCCCCTCGGTCCGGGGGCGGTGGCCGAAGAGGTGCTTCGCTACATTCCGGAAGCCAGGGAGCTGGCTGACATCGAGATGCAGGTGCTGTTCAACCAGGACAGTGCCAACGTCCAACCGGCCCATTGGGAGGCGATCGCCCGTTGCATCGCAGACGCCATCGACCAGTACGATGGCTTTGTCGTCATCCACGGCACCGATACGATGGCTTACACCGCCGCCGCCCTGTCCTTCATGCTGGTGAACCTGCCGCGTCCCGTGGTTCTGACGGGGGCCCAACGTCCGATCGCCGCGATCCGGACGGATGCCAAAACCAACCTCGTAAATGCGCTGGAACTGGCGACCAGGGACATCCCGGAGGTGGGACTGTTCTTCGACCATCGCTTGCTGCGCGGCAATCGGGCTCACAAGGTGAGCATCGATGATTTTGATGCCTTCGCCTCCCCAAACTACCCCGCCCTGGCGGATGTCGGCTTGCACGTGGAGGTGCGTGAGGATCTGGTGCGTCGTCCTGCGGGGCTGTTCCATCTCCAGACCGGCTTTTGCGACAAGGTATTGATTCTGCGACTGTTTCCAGGGCTCCGCCCGGAGCACCTGATGCCCCTGCTGGATGCGGAACTCAAGGCTTTCGTGATCGAGGCCTATGGTGCAGGGACCGTCCCGGTGGCGGAACGCAGCTTGATTCCCTTCATCGCTGAAGCATCACGGCGCGGGCGCCTGGTCGCCTTGGCCTCGCAGGCCCTTTCCGGGCGAGTCGAGCCGGAAATTTACGAGGCCGGTCGCCGCGCCCTCGATGCCGGGGCCGTGTCCTGCGGAGATATGACCCCGGCAGCGGCGGCGGTGAAGCTGATGTTCCTGCTGGCCCAGTATGGCGAGGACACGCGGAAGGTGGCGAGGGCCTTTGGGCAGGCGATCGCGGGCGAGTTGAGCTGAGTTCCCACCTCGGGGGCGGGCTCGCCTGAGGCGTCGGTGGGATGCTCGCCCTCAGGGCAGACCCTGGGCTCGCGCTGAGCGGACCTCAGCGAGCATG
This sequence is a window from Candidatus Sericytochromatia bacterium. Protein-coding genes within it:
- a CDS encoding asparaginase, which codes for MSERKRLLVVNTGGTLGMDPRQTAPLGPGAVAEEVLRYIPEARELADIEMQVLFNQDSANVQPAHWEAIARCIADAIDQYDGFVVIHGTDTMAYTAAALSFMLVNLPRPVVLTGAQRPIAAIRTDAKTNLVNALELATRDIPEVGLFFDHRLLRGNRAHKVSIDDFDAFASPNYPALADVGLHVEVREDLVRRPAGLFHLQTGFCDKVLILRLFPGLRPEHLMPLLDAELKAFVIEAYGAGTVPVAERSLIPFIAEASRRGRLVALASQALSGRVEPEIYEAGRRALDAGAVSCGDMTPAAAAVKLMFLLAQYGEDTRKVARAFGQAIAGELS